CCGTAGGTGTCGAGGTGGTGCAGCGTCCCGCCCACGTCCTTGGTGACGTCCAGTTCGCCGGCCAGCAGCACGAAGAACGCCACCGAGTCGCCCTCCTGCACGAGGTATTCGCCCGCGCTGAGCTGCAGGTCGGCCGCGTCGAGGGCCGCCGCGTGCAGCACGGGCTCGTCCAGCCCCTCGAACAGCGGCAGGCCGCGCAGCAGTTCCGTTGTGATCACCGCGGTCTCACGGCGCCGTGGCGGGCGTGTCCAGCGACTCCGCGTACGTGCGGAAGTTCTCCAGGATGGCCTGCCACCCGGCGCGCTGCATGTCCGGCGGGTGCTGGCTCTCGGCCTCGAAGGTCTCGGTCACGCGGGTGGTGTCGTCGTCTACCGCCTCGAAGGTCACGAGCACGGCCCGGCCGTCCCCGATGGTATACGCGAGGCGCTCTCGCGGCTGCACCGCCGTGTACTCACCGCCGAACTCGAACTCCACGCTGCCGTCGCGCGCGGCCATGGTGGACGAGAAGGTGCCGCCGGGCCGCAGGTCGTTCACGGCGCGCGGACAGTGCCAGTCGTCGCTGGCGTGGTTCCACTGCGTGATGTGCTCCGGCCCTGTCCACGCGATCCAGACCGTGTTCAGCGGCGCGTGCACCAGCGTGTCGACC
This sequence is a window from Deinococcus metalli. Protein-coding genes within it:
- a CDS encoding SRPBCC family protein: MDGSAITVDTLVHAPLNTVWIAWTGPEHITQWNHASDDWHCPRAVNDLRPGGTFSSTMAARDGSVEFEFGGEYTAVQPRERLAYTIGDGRAVLVTFEAVDDDTTRVTETFEAESQHPPDMQRAGWQAILENFRTYAESLDTPATAP